Proteins found in one Zea mays cultivar B73 chromosome 1, Zm-B73-REFERENCE-NAM-5.0, whole genome shotgun sequence genomic segment:
- the LOC103643833 gene encoding HIPL1 protein, with amino-acid sequence MRRPPIVARVRRSLFLLLCCCCCLAAWSSPPAVRALPLCTDGRAPVPLNRTLGFCSAYGGGGSSSSCCDAAADAALRKRFNAMNISDAACAGVIKSVLCAECSPFSAELFNSSSKIQMVPLLCNYTSSSSSAQSKDSTRDYCKLVWETCKNVTIVNSPFQPPLQGSARLPSSSSKLTDVWQSEHDFCTSFGGSSGEQSLCFNGNGIFFNSTEPSPTPKGICLERISNGSYLNMASHPDGSNRVFLSSQAGKIWLASIPEQGSGGTLQYDEANPFLDITDEVYHDSQFGLMGIAFHPKFATNGRFFVSYNCDRTQSPKCAGRCSCNSDANCDPSKLGTDNGAQPCQYQVVVSEYSTKISSPNVSMATSANPSEVRRIFTMGLPYIAHHGGQILFGPTDGYLYLMMGDGGSEGDPFNFSQNKKSLLGKIMRLDVDSTQGQSQTTNQSLWGNYSIPKDNPFADDSDFQPEIWALGFSNPWRCSFDSERPSYFYCGDVGKDAYEEVDLVTKGGNYGWRVYEGPYIFHPQKSPGGNTSPESINAIFPVMGYDHSAVNKEIGSASITGGYVYRGSADPCLYGRYLYTDLYSSLMWTGTEAPEGSGNYTSAVKPVSCSKASPIGCESVAGSTDPLLGYVFSFGEDSRKDVFVLASKGVYRVVRPSLCGYTCPAERPATDNGTAPGPGGPSSGAPAATRLGRSVAAVAVALALIPCVLLL; translated from the exons ATGAGGAGGCCTCCAATCGTGGCGCGCGTGCGCCGCTCGCTCTTCCTCCTcctctgctgctgttgctgcctcGCCGCCTGGTCGTCGCCGCCGGCCGTGCGCGCACTCCCGCTGTGCACCGACGGGC GGGCGCCGGTGCCGCTGAACAGGACGCTGGGCTTCTGCTCCGCTTACGGCGGGGGCGGCAGCAGTAGCAGCTGCTGCGACGCCGCAGCGGACGCCGCGCTGCGGAAGAGGTTCAACGCCATGAACATCTCTGACGCGGCCTGCGCTGGCGTCATCAAGTCTGTCCTCTGCGCG GAATGCAGTCCATTTTCGGCTGAGTTGTTCAACTCAAGCTCAAAGATTCAGATGGTTCCTCTCCTGTGCAACTATACTTCTTCATCAAGTTCTGCTCAATCAAAAGATTCTACACGAGATTACTGTAAACTAGTTTGGGAGACTTGCAAAAATGTGACAATAGTGAACTCTCCTTTCCAACCTCCCTTGCAAGGAAGTGCAAGACTGCCTAGTTCATCGTCAAAGCTCACAGATGTCTGGCAGTCAGAACATGACTTCTGCACATCATTTGGTGGCTCATCTGGTGAGCAGTCTTTATGTTTCAATGGAAATGGAATTTTCTTCAACAGCACAGAACCATCACCCACACCTAAAGGGATATGCCTTGAGAGAATCAGCAATGGATCTTATCTGAACATGGCTTCACATCCTGATGGATCCAACAGAGTTTTCTTGTCTAGCCAAGCTGGAAAGATATGGTTGGCCAGCATCCCAGAACAAGGCTCTGGGGGCACTCTACAATATGATGAGGCAAACCCATTTCTTGACATAACTGATGAAGTTTATCATGATTCTCAGTTTGGCCTCATGGGTATAGCATTTCACCCAAAGTTCGCTACTAATGGGCGCTTCTTTGTTTCTTATAATTGTGATAGAACTCAATCTCCTAAATGTGCTGGTAGGTGTTCATGTAATTCTGATGCTAACTGTGATCCGTCAAAGCTCGGCACTGATAATGGTGCTCAGCCATGTCAATACCAAGTTGTTGTTTCGGAGTATTCTACAAAAATCTCCTCACCTAACGTTTCTATG GCAACATCTGCCAATCCATCTGAGGTTAGAAGGATTTTTACAATGGGACTGCCGTATATAGCTCACCATGGAGGGCAAATACTATTTGGACCAACAGATGGATACCTTTACCTTATGATGGGGGATGGTGGAAGTGAAGGCGACCCTTTTAATTTCTCTCAAAATAAGAAATCACTTTTGGGGAAAATAATGAGGCTTGATGTTGACAGCACACAAG GCCAAAGTCAAACCACAAATCAGAGTTTGTGGGGTAACTATTCTATTCCAAAGGACAATCCGTTTGCTGATGATAGTGACTTTCAACCAGAGATATGGGCCTTGGGATTTAGCAACCCGTGGAGATGCAGCTTTGACTCCGAGAGGCCTTCGTACTTCTACTGTGGAGACGTTGGGAAg GACGCATACGAAGAGGTAGATTTAGTCACCAAGGGTGGAAACTACGGATGGCGTGTATACGAGGGGCCATACATCTTTCACCCGCAAAAGTCGCCTGGAGGGAATACTTCGCCTGAGTCCATAAACGCAATCTTCCCCGTCATGGGCTACGACCATTCTGCTGTGAACAAGGAAATCGGGTCAGCATCGATCACAGGCGGATATGTGTACCGAGGTTCCGCTGACCCCTGCTTGTACGGAAG GTACCTCTACACCGACCTGTACTCATCGCTGATGTGGACGGGCACGGAGGCCCCAGAGGGGAGCGGGAACTACACGTCGGCCGTGAAGCCGGTGAGCTGCTCCAAGGCCTCCCCGATCGGCTGCGAGTCCGTCGCCGGGAGCACGGACCCGCTGCTCGGGTACGTCTTCTCGTTCGGGGAGGACAGCCGCAAGGACGTCTTCGTCCTGGCGAGCAAGGGCGTGTACCGCGTCGTCAGGCCCAGCCTCTGCGGCTACACCTGCCCCGCGGAGAGACCGGCGACCGACAACGGCACCGCGCCAGGTCCAGGCGGGCCGTCGTCGGGCGCTCCCGCCGCGACACGGCTAGGGAGGTCGGTGGCGGCGGTAGCGGTAGCTCTGGCGTTGATCCCGTGTGTGCTGTTACTGTGA
- the LOC100281345 gene encoding Beta-glucuronosyltransferase GlcAT14A, which translates to MESAAPCPRAHAHPVDLRWLLSVAAGGLFALLLVLLATSPSFRLASTSPSPRLFLGPASGSSRARPPLFVEPALSRPAAPSPPASASLPRFAYLISGSAGDAGMMRRCLLALYHPRNRYVLHLDAEAPDADRAGLAAFVAAHPVLAAARNVRVVEKANLVTYRGPTMVTTTLHAAAALLWGEGRGRGADWDWFINLSASDYPLVTQDDLMHVFSKLPRDLNFIDHTSNISWKAFARAMPVIIDPALYMKKKGDLFWVPERRSLPTAFKLFTGSAWMVLSRAFVEYLIWGWDNLPRTVLMYYANFISSPEGYFHTVACNADGFRNTTVNSDLHFISWDNPPMQHPHQLTVGDWDRMLGSGAPFARKFRRDDPVLDRIDADILARGPGTVAPGGWCGRGAAGGGGQGQSNGTDPCAAVGDAAVLRPGPGAERLQRLVTSLLSEENFRPRQCVVENEN; encoded by the exons ATGGAGTCCGCCGCCCCGTGCCCGCGCGCGCACGCGCACCCCGTGGACCTCCGCTGGCTGCTCTCCGTCGCCGCCGGCGGCCTCTTCGCGCTGCTGCTGGTGCTGCTGGCCACCTCCCCGTCGTTCCGGCTCGCCTCCACCTCGCCCTCACCCCGCCTCTTCCTCGGCCCCGCGTCCGGCTCCTCCCGGGCGCGCCCACCACTCTTCGTCGAGCCCGCCCTGTCCCGCCCGGCGGCGCCGTCCCCGCCCGCGTCCGCCTCGCTCCCGCGCTTCGCGTACCTCATCTCCGGCTCGGCCGGGGACGCCGGCATGATGCGCCGCTGCCTGCTGGCGCTCTACCACCCCAGGAACCGCTACGTGCTCCACCTAGACGCGGAGGCGCCCGACGCCGACCGGGCGGGGCTGGCCGCCTTCGTCGCCGCGCACCCGGTGCTCGCGGCGGCGCGGAACGTGAGGGTGGTCGAGAAGGCCAACCTCGTCACCTACAGGGGCCCCACCATGGTGACCACCACGCTGCACGCCGCCGCCGCGCTCCTGTGGGGCGAGGGCAGGGGCCGCGGCGCCGACTGGGACTGGTTCATCAACCTCTCCGCCTCCGACTACCCGCTCGTCACGCAGGATG ATTTGATGCATGTGTTCTCCAAGCTGCCGCGCGATCTCAACTTCATCGACCACACGAGTAACATCTCCTGGAAAGC GTTTGCGAGGGCGATGCCGGTGATCATAGACCCGGCGCTGTACATGAAGAAAAAGGGCGATCTGTTCTGGGTGCCGGAGAGGCGGAGCTTGCCGACGGCATTCAAGCTGTTCACTG GTTCCGCGTGGATGGTGCTGTCCCGGGCGTTCGTGGAGTACCTGATCTGGGGGTGGGACAACCTCCCGCGCACGGTGCTCATGTACTACGCCAACTTCATCTCGTCCCCGGAGGGCTACTTCCACACGGTGGCGTGCAACGCCGACGGGTTCCGGAACACCACGGTGAACAGCGACCTGCACTTCATCTCCTGGGACAACCCGCCCATGCAGCACCCGCACCAGCTCACCGTCGGCGACTGGGACCGGATGCTCGGCAGCGGCGCGCCCTTCGCGCGCAAGTTCCGCAGGGACGACCCGGTGCTGGACAGGATCGACGCCGACATCCTCGCGCGGGGCCCCGGCACGGTGGCGCCCGGGGGCTGGTGCGGCCGCGGAGCagccggcggcggcgggcagGGGCAGAGCAACGGGACCGACCCGTGCGCGGCCGTCGGGGACGCGGCGGTCCTGCGGCCCGGCCCGGGCGCCGAGCGGCTGCAGCGGCTCGTCACGTCGCTGCTGTCGGAGGAGAACTTCCGGCCCAGGCAGTGCGTAGTAGAAAACGAGAACTGA